From one Humulus lupulus chromosome 8, drHumLupu1.1, whole genome shotgun sequence genomic stretch:
- the LOC133794910 gene encoding actin-related protein 8-like, with translation MTMEVRAPSQSVVVSIPILHYDDTESAKASRRQLKEAIYTTLFNMNVPAVCAINQATLALYAARRTSRIVVNIGFQVTSVVPILHGKVMRKVGVEVVGLGALKITGFLKDLMQQNNISFESLYTVRTLKENLCYVAYDYEAELLKDTRASSDAAGEGQFTLSRERFQTGEILFQPRMAGVIQY, from the exons ATGAC GATGGAGGTACGAGCACCATCACAGTCAGTGGTTGTGTCTATACCAATATTGCATTATGATG ATACTGAATCTGCAAAAGCATCAAGACGGCAACTCAAGGAAGCTATATATACAACACTATTTAACATGAATGTTCCTGCTGTTTGTGCAATTAATCAG GCAACTTTAGCTTTGTATGCTGCTAGAAGAACTTCAAGAATTGTTGTAAATATTGGGTTTCAAGTCACATCAGTTGTTCCAA TTTTACATGGTAAAGTAATGCGCAAAGTGGGTGTGGAGGTTGTGGGACTGGGAGCACTAAAAATTACCGGGTTTCTTAAGGATTTGATGCAGCAGAACAATATTAGTTTTGAATCGCTGTACACCGTTCGCACTTTGAAAGAG AATCTCTGTTATGTTGCCTATGATTATGAGGCTGAGCTACTCAAAGATACACGAGCATCATCTGACGCAGCAGGAGAAGGTCAGTTCACTCTTTCAAGAGAGCGATTTCAAACAGGAGAAATCTTATTCCAGCCACGAATGGCAGGAGT CATTCAATATTAA